In a single window of the Acyrthosiphon pisum isolate AL4f chromosome X, pea_aphid_22Mar2018_4r6ur, whole genome shotgun sequence genome:
- the LOC115035119 gene encoding uncharacterized protein LOC115035119, with amino-acid sequence MSNHFNKIQRSPFKTPTKKIESARKQLFVNSEIPENSLPKTATNSQHYRSPHKSVSYKSYESNVKKRSPVKTSTIKAKKYLSDEQFKEFMQHNVILLKHNMRNLDEKLTMLLEQTKKNDSYINDSNDKETIDYSHLDCFFPICDETTLDAIEEQLSVDKIYNTEMKNKLIGLGGKTVKIFVKRIMQFLFTDSLLKLYSFHGRGNKKKCFSNLAISKVIFSKFLK; translated from the exons ATGTCAAATCACTTTAATAAAATCCAAAGAAGCCCTTTTAAGACACCcaccaaaaaaattgaatctgCGAGAAAACAATTGTTTGTTAATTctg aAATTCCTGAAAATTCATTGCCGAAAACAGCCACTAATAGTCAACATTATCGTTCTCCTCACAAAAGTGTCTCTTATAAGTCGTATgaatcaaatgtaaaaaaaagaagCCCTGTAAAAACTTCAACTATTAAggcaaaaaagtatttatcag atgAACAATTCAAAGAATTCATGCAACATAATGTAATActtctaaaacataatatgagaaACCTGGACGAAAAACTGACTATGCTACTTGAAcagactaaaaaaaatgattcctaCATCAATGATAGTAACGATAAAGAAACTATTGATTATTCACATCTTGATTGCTTCTTTCCAATCTGCGATGAAACTACACTAGATGCTATTGAAGAACAATTATCTGTggacaaaatatacaatactgaAATG AAAAACAAGCTGATAGGACTTGGTGGAAAAACAGTAAAGATTTTTGTTAAACGAATCATGCAATTTCTATTTACTGACAGTCTCTTAAAGTTGTATTCTTTCCATGGTAGAGGAAATAAAAAGAAGTGTTTTTCAAATCTTGCCATTTCAAAAGTCATATTCAGTaagtttctaaaataa